The window GCGAGCCCCGCCAGCAGCGGGCGGCGGCGCCCCCACCGGTCGCTCATCGGGCCGACCACCATCTGCCCGAGCGCCATGCCGGCCAGGCAGGCGGTCAGCGTGAGCTGGACGGTCGCGGCCGGGGCGTGCAGGGACCGGGTGACCTCCGGCAGGGAGGGGAGGTACATGTCCATCGCGAGCGGAGGCGTCGCGGTGAGCCCGCCGAGGATCAGGGTCACCAGCAGTCCGGCGCGGCGGGCCGAGCGCGCCGGCGGTCCGGCGAGTCCCCGCTCCGGTACGGCCGTCCGCGGCGCGTGCGGTGCGGGCGCCCCACCCTCCGACATGTGTGTCCCTTCCTCTCCCGGCCCGCTTGTGGCCTTCTTCGGCCCTCTCCGGGCCTCTCCGGCTGATCCGCCGCCTATGCTCTCAGCTCGTACACCGTGCCGAGGAACGCGTGAGCGAGGGTGAGGTCCGGGATGTCGGAAGTGTCCGGGGTGGCGGAACAGACGGTGCGCTGGGGCGTTCTGGCGACCGGCCAGATCGCGGCCGCGTTCACCGCGGACCTGGTGGACCTGCCGGACGCCGAGGTCGTGGCGGTGGCCTCGCGCACCGAGGAGTCCGCGAAGGCGTTCGCGGAACGGTTCGGGATCCCGCGGGCGTACGGCGACTGGGAGTCGCTCGCCCGGGACCCGGACGTCGACGTCGTCTACGTGGCCGCCCCGCACACGGCCCACCGGGCGGCCGCCGGCCTGTGCCTGGAGGCCGGGCGGAACGTGCTGTGCGAGAAGCCGTTCACGCTGAACCTGCGGCAGGCCGGGGAACTCGTCGCGCTCGCCCGTGAGCACGACCGGTTCCTGATGGAGGCCATGTGGATGTACTGCAATCCACTGATACGGCGCCTGAAGGCACTGGTCGACGACGGCGCGATCGGCGAAGTGCGCACAGTTCAGGCCGACTTCGGGCTCGCCGGCCCCTTCCCGCCCTCGCACCGGCTGCGCGACCCGCACCTGGGCGGCGGGGCGCTGCTCGACCTCGGCGTCTACCCGGTGTCGTTCGCCCAGTTGCTGCTCGGCGAGCCGTCGGACGTGACGGCCAGGGCGGTGCTCTCCGCGGAGGGCGTCGACCTCCAGACCGGCGCGCTGCTCTCCTGGGACGGCGGCGCGCTGGCCCAACTGCACTGCTCCATCACGGGATCCACGGCCACCTGCGCCTCGGTCACCGGCTCCAAGGGCCGGATCGACGTGCCCTCCGGCTTCTTCCACCCCGACCGTTTCGTGCTGCGCCGGCACGGCCGTGACCCGGAGGAGTTCACCGCGGACCCGGCCGACGGTCCGCGCACCACCCTGCGGCACGAGGCGCGGGAGGTGATGCGGGCCCTGCGCGCGGGCGAGACGGAGTCCCCGCTCGTGCCGCTGGAGGGCACCCTGGCGGTGATGCGGACGCTGG of the Streptomyces sp. NBC_01788 genome contains:
- a CDS encoding Gfo/Idh/MocA family protein, translated to MSEVSGVAEQTVRWGVLATGQIAAAFTADLVDLPDAEVVAVASRTEESAKAFAERFGIPRAYGDWESLARDPDVDVVYVAAPHTAHRAAAGLCLEAGRNVLCEKPFTLNLRQAGELVALAREHDRFLMEAMWMYCNPLIRRLKALVDDGAIGEVRTVQADFGLAGPFPPSHRLRDPHLGGGALLDLGVYPVSFAQLLLGEPSDVTARAVLSAEGVDLQTGALLSWDGGALAQLHCSITGSTATCASVTGSKGRIDVPSGFFHPDRFVLRRHGRDPEEFTADPADGPRTTLRHEAREVMRALRAGETESPLVPLEGTLAVMRTLDAVRERIGVRYPGEADGPDAGRAREAALA